The Lentzea guizhouensis genome contains a region encoding:
- a CDS encoding caspase family protein: protein MQEKTRDRFVGIGVSSYELLQPLQHAASDVLELRALLKGYEGEPLSDPTEAEVRAHLQAVRRDRQNGGALVALFSGHAVPVAGKLRLQARDNDGEADGIAIEDFVLWCAASGAHQVLVIVDACYSGTQLDDALGTIAEMQEQLLAGQMHWAGVLVSCSSVETARDGLFGGRLRNLLRGGPSKDEDVLRWSDRTSLVDGGTVGTALLNAWDSDVQRPRFMQYGSAQPMLPNPLYAPNTVVKHLLLAARGGDSAEHRSWFTGRTAEVDRVVGWVRSGVAGLRVVTGSPGSGKSAVVGRVVSLSNEAERDLLLSSGPSFRHADPGPCSVDAAVHAAMDADRVADLLSRQLVAAGWSRPTGRGVPPSWSAW from the coding sequence ATGCAGGAGAAGACGAGGGACAGGTTCGTCGGCATCGGCGTCAGCTCCTACGAGCTGCTGCAGCCGTTGCAGCACGCCGCGAGCGACGTGCTGGAGCTGCGTGCGCTCCTCAAGGGGTACGAGGGCGAGCCGCTGTCGGACCCGACCGAGGCCGAGGTCCGCGCGCACCTGCAGGCGGTCCGGCGCGACCGGCAGAACGGCGGCGCGCTGGTGGCGTTGTTCAGCGGCCACGCGGTGCCGGTCGCGGGCAAGCTGCGGCTGCAGGCCAGGGACAACGACGGCGAGGCCGACGGCATCGCGATCGAGGACTTCGTGCTGTGGTGCGCGGCGTCCGGGGCGCACCAGGTGCTGGTCATCGTCGACGCTTGCTACTCGGGCACACAGCTGGACGACGCGCTGGGCACGATCGCGGAGATGCAGGAGCAGCTGCTCGCCGGGCAGATGCACTGGGCGGGCGTGCTGGTGTCGTGCTCCAGCGTCGAGACCGCGCGCGACGGGTTGTTCGGCGGCCGGCTGCGCAACCTGCTGCGCGGCGGCCCGAGCAAGGACGAGGACGTGTTGCGGTGGAGCGACCGCACGTCGCTCGTGGACGGCGGCACGGTCGGCACGGCGCTGCTGAACGCGTGGGACAGCGACGTGCAACGGCCGCGGTTCATGCAGTACGGGTCAGCGCAGCCGATGTTGCCCAACCCGCTCTACGCGCCGAACACCGTGGTCAAGCACCTGCTGCTGGCCGCGCGCGGCGGTGACTCGGCCGAGCACCGGTCGTGGTTCACCGGCCGCACCGCCGAGGTCGACCGGGTCGTGGGCTGGGTCCGATCGGGCGTCGCCGGGCTGCGGGTGGTCACCGGGTCGCCCGGCAGCGGCAAGTCCGCCGTCGTCGGCCGGGTCGTGAGCCTGTCCAACGAAGCCGAGCGCGACCTGCTGCTGTCGTCCGGGCCGTCGTTCCGGCACGCCGACCCCGGTCCGTGTTCGGTCGACGCGGCCGTCCACGCCGCGATGGACGCCGACCGGGTCGCGGACCTGCTCAGCCGCCAGCTGGTCGCCGCAGGCTGGTCCCGCCCGACGGGCCGCGGGGTGCCGCCGAGCTGGTCGGCGTGGTGA
- a CDS encoding slipin family protein, translating to MIFFEVLGGLVALGGVGLAMSARVIKQFEQGLVFRFGRLQESVRGPGLTMLLPGVDQLRKVNMQIVTLPVPAQDGITRDNVTVRVDAVVYFKVQDPAKAVVNVEDYRFAMLQVAQTSLRSIIGKSELDDLLSNRENLNQGLELMIDTPALSWGIDIDRVEIKDVALPESMKRSMSRQAEAERERRARIITADGELQASKKLSEAAGRMEQTPAALQLRLLQTIVEVAAEKNSTLVLPFPVELLRFLEKNTNELRKGDSPE from the coding sequence ATGATCTTCTTCGAGGTCCTCGGTGGGCTGGTGGCGCTCGGCGGGGTGGGGCTCGCGATGAGCGCGCGGGTCATCAAGCAGTTCGAGCAGGGACTGGTGTTCCGGTTCGGCAGGCTCCAGGAGAGCGTGCGCGGGCCAGGGCTGACGATGCTGCTCCCCGGCGTGGACCAGCTGCGCAAGGTCAACATGCAGATCGTCACCCTGCCCGTGCCCGCCCAGGACGGCATCACCCGCGACAACGTCACCGTGCGGGTCGACGCCGTCGTCTACTTCAAGGTGCAGGACCCGGCGAAGGCCGTCGTCAACGTCGAGGACTACCGGTTCGCGATGCTGCAGGTGGCGCAGACGTCGCTGCGGTCGATCATCGGCAAGAGCGAGCTGGACGACCTGCTGTCCAACCGCGAGAACCTCAACCAGGGCCTGGAGCTGATGATCGACACGCCCGCGCTGTCGTGGGGCATCGACATCGACCGGGTCGAGATCAAGGACGTGGCGCTGCCGGAGAGCATGAAGCGCTCGATGTCGCGGCAGGCGGAGGCCGAACGCGAGCGCCGGGCCCGGATCATCACCGCGGACGGCGAGCTGCAGGCGTCGAAGAAGCTGTCCGAGGCGGCGGGCCGCATGGAGCAGACGCCGGCGGCGCTGCAGCTTCGGTTGCTGCAGACGATCGTCGAGGTGGCGGCGGAGAAGAACTCCACGCTGGTGCTGCCGTTCCCCGTGGAGCTGCTGCGGTTCCTGGAGAAGAACACGAACGAACTACGCAAGGGTGATTCGCCCGAGTGA
- a CDS encoding tetratricopeptide repeat protein, with protein sequence MVSGLAQPPVLVVDGLDEARGESFSIATSLLTKLADHAVVIVSTRQVHRVVGRAPLLTELSPMEVLDLDDGGSEADVRDYVVARLGTTVPQSTVDELAGLPFLTAWMITDQLLSDGGADLKLSLDAAFDRELAKVPAARPLLTALTWSYGAGFPEEEWRAVAEALSGERFSRDDITAVLTELGRHIVQDGEEGTAVFKLTHQTFADHLRPQFSPSRDTVFAPGAEKVACALIGLYRQRLEAGVPPDVPGYLWKYAWRHCGHASAEALDALRALATMNRMLLPDIALAATTAANELAHWGRGDEAIEPLEEAASHFRALVPTLRMYLADLAFVLNRLGLRYREAGRLQHAVAPAEEAVVRYRELVARTPTTAETLTHKRLAQRIAKTTTQPGENQTYVAHLSGALVDLSGLYAMLGRRHEALSTARDAVAAVDTDAPLARAMMCLATRCNETGRRYEAMHRSKQAVELYYALAQTNPLYLADLVTALVELSRDFLSLGRLSDTDRTTQQAAEINGTLGRHAAFEPQLADAALALSVAYSMVGRTEEALNSARKAAELAEGLRIHGQALHNLMRRQRDAEKPREAMVTGLRTIEVCLLPGHEHRLSTLAAALFTLDTVCARLGQPEIVEEAWDRVVERFTGPHLATLLMLRAAATTAGDPAVAKWLCQALTHVGQSRQARHDVHDIARRHHDFYRASGRPWPWDSTPDWLTVDRGLLRTARRWVFARSYVEERAVLLAHPELLSADADVAVTEALYGTSLIEAQVIQSRRTTAQAQGVELAYRPWLLASLADEFVDATPARRRELLAVRRGELLDKEVLRTVRDNRPVHALLLLADSDTDVLDLVLDALENPPRATEVLRGLASGASPQALTQAVVALEPHPLAALYKVVARVRAGDERLALPVAERRLGWIHELTYLVPANLKLLTLIRKLAEES encoded by the coding sequence GTGGTGAGCGGGCTCGCCCAGCCACCGGTGCTGGTCGTCGACGGCCTGGACGAGGCGCGCGGCGAGTCGTTCTCGATCGCCACGTCGTTGCTGACCAAGCTCGCGGACCACGCCGTCGTGATCGTGTCGACGCGGCAGGTGCACCGGGTCGTCGGTCGCGCTCCGCTGCTCACCGAGCTGTCTCCGATGGAGGTGCTGGACCTCGACGACGGCGGCAGCGAGGCCGACGTCCGGGACTACGTGGTGGCACGACTGGGAACGACCGTGCCGCAGTCCACTGTGGACGAGCTGGCGGGGCTGCCGTTCCTGACCGCGTGGATGATCACCGACCAGCTGCTCTCCGACGGCGGTGCGGACCTCAAGCTGTCGCTGGACGCGGCGTTCGACCGGGAGCTCGCGAAGGTGCCGGCCGCGCGACCGTTGCTGACGGCGCTGACGTGGAGCTACGGCGCCGGGTTCCCCGAGGAGGAGTGGCGCGCGGTCGCGGAAGCCTTGTCGGGCGAGCGGTTCAGCCGCGACGACATCACCGCCGTGCTCACCGAGCTGGGCCGCCACATCGTGCAGGACGGCGAGGAGGGCACGGCGGTCTTCAAGCTGACGCACCAGACGTTCGCCGACCACCTGCGGCCGCAGTTCTCCCCCAGCCGCGACACGGTGTTCGCGCCGGGCGCGGAGAAGGTGGCGTGCGCGTTGATCGGCCTGTACCGGCAGCGGCTGGAGGCGGGTGTGCCACCGGACGTGCCGGGCTACCTGTGGAAGTACGCGTGGCGGCACTGCGGGCACGCGAGCGCGGAGGCGTTGGACGCGCTGCGCGCGCTGGCGACGATGAACCGGATGTTGTTGCCGGACATCGCACTCGCGGCCACGACGGCGGCGAACGAGCTGGCGCACTGGGGCCGAGGTGACGAGGCGATCGAGCCGCTGGAGGAGGCCGCGTCGCACTTCCGCGCTCTGGTGCCGACGTTGCGGATGTACCTGGCGGACCTGGCCTTCGTGCTGAACCGGCTCGGCCTCCGGTACCGCGAGGCCGGGCGGCTGCAACACGCCGTGGCGCCCGCCGAGGAAGCCGTCGTGCGGTACCGGGAGCTGGTGGCGCGGACCCCGACGACCGCGGAGACCCTGACGCACAAACGACTTGCGCAACGCATCGCGAAGACGACCACGCAGCCGGGCGAGAACCAGACGTACGTGGCGCACCTCAGCGGCGCCCTGGTCGACCTGAGCGGGCTCTACGCGATGCTCGGCCGCCGGCACGAGGCGTTGTCGACGGCACGCGACGCCGTTGCCGCGGTGGACACCGACGCCCCGCTGGCCCGCGCGATGATGTGCCTCGCGACCCGGTGCAACGAGACCGGACGGCGGTACGAGGCGATGCACCGGTCGAAGCAGGCCGTCGAGCTGTACTACGCGCTGGCGCAGACGAACCCGTTGTACCTGGCGGACCTGGTGACCGCGCTGGTCGAGCTGAGCCGCGACTTCCTCTCCCTGGGGCGGTTGTCCGACACCGACCGCACCACCCAGCAGGCCGCGGAGATCAACGGCACGCTCGGCCGGCACGCCGCGTTCGAGCCGCAGCTCGCCGACGCCGCGCTCGCGTTGAGCGTCGCCTACAGCATGGTCGGTCGCACCGAGGAGGCGCTGAACTCCGCCCGCAAGGCCGCGGAGCTCGCCGAGGGGCTGCGGATCCACGGGCAGGCGCTGCACAACCTGATGCGCCGCCAGCGCGACGCCGAGAAGCCGCGCGAGGCGATGGTGACCGGGCTGCGGACGATCGAGGTGTGCCTGCTGCCGGGACACGAGCACCGGCTGTCGACGCTCGCGGCGGCGTTGTTCACGCTCGACACGGTCTGCGCGCGGCTGGGGCAGCCGGAGATCGTCGAGGAGGCGTGGGACCGGGTCGTGGAGCGGTTCACCGGACCGCACCTGGCGACGTTGCTGATGCTGCGGGCGGCGGCGACCACGGCGGGCGACCCGGCGGTGGCGAAGTGGCTGTGCCAGGCGCTCACGCACGTCGGCCAGTCCCGGCAGGCGCGGCACGACGTGCACGACATCGCCCGCCGCCACCACGACTTCTACCGCGCCTCCGGGCGGCCGTGGCCGTGGGACAGCACGCCGGACTGGCTCACGGTGGACCGCGGGCTGCTCAGGACCGCCCGCAGGTGGGTGTTCGCGCGGTCCTACGTCGAGGAGCGCGCGGTCCTGCTGGCGCACCCCGAGCTGCTGTCGGCCGATGCCGACGTGGCGGTGACCGAGGCGTTGTACGGCACCAGCCTGATCGAGGCCCAGGTCATCCAGTCGCGCCGAACGACCGCGCAGGCCCAGGGGGTCGAGCTGGCGTACCGGCCGTGGCTGCTCGCGAGCCTCGCCGACGAGTTCGTCGACGCCACCCCGGCACGCCGCCGCGAGCTGCTCGCCGTGCGGCGCGGCGAGCTGCTGGACAAGGAAGTGCTGCGCACCGTGCGGGACAACCGGCCGGTGCACGCGTTGCTGCTGCTCGCCGACTCCGACACCGACGTGCTCGACCTCGTGCTGGACGCGCTGGAGAACCCGCCGCGGGCCACCGAGGTCCTGCGCGGGCTGGCCTCCGGTGCCTCACCGCAGGCGTTGACCCAGGCCGTGGTCGCGCTGGAGCCGCACCCGCTGGCCGCGCTGTACAAGGTCGTCGCACGGGTCAGGGCGGGCGACGAGCGGCTGGCGTTGCCGGTGGCGGAGCGGCGCCTGGGGTGGATCCACGAGCTGACCTACCTGGTGCCCGCGAACCTGAAGCTGCTCACCCTCATCCGCAAGCTCGCCGAGGAGTCCTGA